From the Marinomonas sp. THO17 genome, one window contains:
- a CDS encoding response regulator, which produces MTSIAVMIVEDDLRASYVLESTINQQTGYNVVAVCESLAEAQLKAAAFQPELVMVDISLPDGNGLQLIQRLKQDLPNASFIMTTAERETKTIEKAIQLGVMDYLVKPIRMSRVEQALADYTEFKQRINKLDRVDQQDIDALFRKKSSQDKSRKTPKGIDETTLEVLLEHLKKMGNGPFTADDIGAAVSLSRITARRYLEYLETQGQVSMTLDYKTGGRPKQLYSKTL; this is translated from the coding sequence ATGACCAGCATTGCGGTAATGATTGTGGAAGATGACCTTAGAGCCAGCTATGTGCTTGAATCCACCATTAATCAACAAACGGGATACAATGTGGTGGCCGTTTGTGAGTCCTTGGCCGAAGCTCAACTGAAAGCGGCTGCCTTTCAACCCGAGTTGGTCATGGTGGACATCAGTCTTCCTGATGGTAATGGCTTACAGCTCATCCAAAGACTTAAACAGGATTTACCTAACGCCAGTTTTATCATGACCACAGCTGAGCGTGAAACCAAAACCATCGAAAAAGCCATTCAATTAGGCGTAATGGATTATTTGGTCAAACCCATTCGTATGTCTAGGGTTGAACAAGCTTTGGCTGATTACACTGAATTCAAGCAACGCATCAACAAACTGGACAGAGTCGATCAACAAGATATCGACGCCTTATTTAGAAAAAAATCAAGCCAAGATAAAAGTCGTAAAACCCCTAAAGGAATAGACGAAACTACCTTAGAGGTCTTGCTAGAACACCTGAAAAAGATGGGCAACGGACCTTTCACTGCGGACGACATTGGTGCAGCCGTTAGCTTGAGCCGAATTACCGCACGCCGTTATTTAGAGTATCTAGAAACGCAAGGTCAAGTATCCATGACACTGGATTACAAAACTGGCGGACGCCCTAAACAGCTTTATAGCAAAACCCTATAA